The DNA region CTCGTGCAATAATTAATAGCTTTCGCGCAATGTCCATACCGTTTAAATCATCTCGCGGATCGGGCTCGGTAAATCCTTTTTCTTTGGCTTTTTTTACCGCCTCTGAAAAAGCCAGGCCATTATCTAATTCTCCCATGATATACGACAGCGAACCCGATAGAATTCCCCCAAAAGCTAACAGCTGATCGCCACTGCGGACTTGATTTTGAATATTGGCAATGATGGGAAGGCCTGCGCCAACATTCGTTTCATAAGCAAATTTTCGCAGATATCGGTGAGCGTTTTGACGCAGTTTTTGATAATTCTGAATCGACGAGGTATTGGCCTTTTTATTTGCTGCAACGATATGCAAACCATGTTCGAACAGCTGATTATATTGACCGCTTAACTGGTCGCTGCTGGTGCAATCGACAAAAACGGGATTTATTGGGCGAGAATTTTCGAGAGACTTCAACAGTTGCTCGGTGGTTGAACTCAGTTTCGAAAGTGCAAGATTTTTCTTCCAGTTATTGAGTGATAGTCCATCTCCGCGCCAAAGCAGTTGTTTAGAGTTGGCAATGCCCACCACCTTTAATTCAATTCGTTGTGTTCTCAGTTTGGCTTGTTGAGTTTCTATTTGGCTAAGTAGCTCAGCTCCGATAGTACCCACTCCGTATAAAATGACAGAAATGGTTCTTGGACACTCAAAAAAGTATTCAAATACTTTATTCAAAGCGACATCCGCTTTACTTTGTCGTACCACGGCAGAGATGGAACCTTCAGAAGAGTCTTGAGCGATGGCAATAATATTAACATTGGCAAGCGCTAAGGCTGAGAAAAACTTTGCAGCAACACCATGCGTCTGCTTCATACTGTCACCAACAACAGTAATCGATGATAAGCGGTCTCGAATTTCTGGGGGATCCATTTGTTGGTGTTTAATTTCGAGTTTGAACTCTTTTTCTATCGCGCGTTTTGCGGGAACAACATCCGATTGTTTTACGCAGATAGAAATAGCGTATTCAGATGAGCCTTGTGAAATAAGCACAATAGAAATGTTCTGTGCAGAAACACAATGAAAGACTCGCTCTGCGAGTCCGGCCGTTCCTTTTAAGTTGGCCCCTGATAAATTGATAATGGCTAGGTTATCGAGGGATGTAACACCGGCGATACGGTCGTGATTTGAAGAAGAACTCTGCGCGGTAATCAACGTGCCTTCTCCGTCAGGGTTAAGCGTGTTTTTTATTCGCGTTGGGATCTGATGGCTGGCAATGGGAGCAATGGTTTTTGGATGAAGAACCTTAGCGCCAAAATAAGACAGCTCCATTGCTTCACGGTAACTGAGTTGCGAAACTACTTTAGCCTGACGAACACGTGACGGATCGGCGTTGTAAACGCCATCGACATCGGTCCATATCTGTAACTCTTTGGCTCGGTAAAGGCTTGCTAAAATAGCCGCCGACAAATCAGAACCATTGCGACCGAGCAACGTTGGTTGATGCTCCTCGTTCATGGCGATAAAGCCGGGGCAAATCCAAATATCGTCTTGCATGGGAAATTGAGACGCAGCAACACGTGATAATTCTTCGTCATAAATGCCATCGAGTACAGAGCCATCGGTTTTAATAACCTGTCGGCTATTGATGCACTGTATTGAGGCATTGGGCAATAGCATTTGTAATGCGCTTGAAAACAAGGTCGCGCATAACTCTTCACCGCTTCCCAGTACCAGCGCAGTGGTTTGTTCATCTGCGTGCTGCAGCAGCTCTATGCCAAGTAACTTTTGATGAATCAAGTGTAATTGACTTTCGATGGCGGTTTGGCAGTGATTCCAGTTAAACGATTCAGTGCGACCCAATGACTGCTCAAATGTTTGCAGTTCGGTCAGTCGTTGATGATGACGGTCACAAATGGATGTCCAGAGTGATTCGTCCAGTTGTCCGCTTTTTGCGCTGCTAAGTAAAGACGTCAATTGATCGGTAATGCCTCCAAGCGCCGATACCACAACAATGCCTTGCGTGGTTGAAAGTTGCTCGCTGGTGACGGTTAAGCAATTATTGAATCCTTGTTCGGAACCAACCGAAGAGCCACCAAACTTTAATACTTTCACTGAATCGTTCCTCCATTTTTTTCTAGTCTCTAGGGTGCTATGGTTAGCGAGAAAGGTCAATGTTACTAATATATCGCAAGGGTATATCTGAGACCTTTATTTTCGTGAAATAACGGATAGGTATAGACTGTTGAGTTACTTGTTTGAACAATGAGTAAAAGGTCATCATCCTAGCGGGAGTTTATCAGGTTGATACCGTCGGTTGGCATTGCTTGTTGCTAATGTCTATGAGTATGGATTGATCAACGTTGATGTGGCGTTGAGTAATAATTAGGCATAAGAAACTTTTTGCAAGCCCAGTCTAGTGGTAGTCTTTAATATTGTTAGCGACGTTCGATAAGAATAATAGGAAAACTAGGAGTCGATATGAAATTAGTAACGCTGGTGTTAACGATCATAATGAGCACCGCATTGCAGGCAGATCAAGTGATTCATGCTGGCTTTTTGGTCGATACAGAGTCTGGTTCTGTGCTTCCAGAGCGCTCGATTGTCATTAATAACGGGCGAGTGGTGAAGGTGGTTAAAGGCTACATTGCTGGCGAACAAGTAATTGATCTGAAAGACTCGACCGTTATGCCTGGATTAATGGATATGCATACCCATCTAACCAGTGGGGCATCGCCATCGGCTTACACCGAAAAGTTCTTCCATGAGCAGTCCTTTTTTGCCATTCGCGCGGTGGTTAATGCCGAGAAGACCTTGATGGCAGGGTTTACTACGGTTCGAGATCTAGGAAGTGATCCACGAGTGACTCGTGAAATCGATCAGGCAATCGATAATCGCACCATTAAAGGCCCGCGAATTTTCAATGCCGGCAAAAGCATTGCCACAACCGGTGGACATGCTGATCCAACCAATGGTGTGAACCAAGAATTGATGGGTAGCCCAGGACCAACAGAAGGGGTGATCAATGGCCCAGACGATGCTTATGAAGCCGTCCGGCAACGTTATAAAGAAGGCAGTGAAGTGATTAAGTTAACGGTGACGGGTGGCGTTTTGAGCCTGGCTAAAAGTGGTGATAACCCGCAGTTCACCGACCGAGAACTCGATGCCATTATGGCCGCGGCAAAAGATTATAACTTCACCGTCGCTGTGCATGCTCATGGAGTAGAAGGCATGAAGCGAGCGATAAAAGCAGGCGTTCATTCAGTCGAGCATGGCACCTATATGGATGCTGAAGCGATGCGTATGATGCGTAAACAAGGGACTTACTATGTTCCAACCATTACGGCTGGAAAATGGGTCGCTGAAAAAGCAGATACCTATCCTAAGATTGTTCAACCAAAAGCAAAAGCCGTTGGCCCACAAATTCAAACGACCTTTGGTAAGGCCTATAAAGCAGGCGTGAAGATCGCTTTTGGTACTGACGCAGGCGTCTTTCCTCATGGACTCAATGGCCGCGAGTTTCAATATATGGTTGAGGCTGGCATGCCCGCGATCGAGACCATTCAAGCTGCGACCATTAATGCGGCAAAACTGTTACGTGTTGACCACGAACTGGGATCGATTTCCGCAGGAAAAATTGCTGATATTGTGGCGGTTAAAGGAGAGCCATTAAAAGATATGCGCTTAATGCAGTCGGTTCATTTTGTGATGAAAGACGGTATTATTTATAAACAACCTTAGAACATTATGTCTATAAAACAACCGTCTTCAAAACAACGGTCCTCAAAACAACATTTTTTAGAGTTGGCGGTCGAGTTGGCCACTTTGCATTCTGCAGGTGGTCGGTGCGGCCCATTTGGTGCAGTGGTCGTCTATCAAGATCAAGTGGTAGGGCAAGGATGGAATCAGGTAGTGTCATGTTGCGACCCCACCGCCCACGCAGAAGTGATGGCCATTCGCGACGCATGTAAAACCTTAGAGCGTCATGAATTATCTGGCTGTGAAATCTATGCGTCTTGCCAGCCTTGTCCAATGTGTTTAAGTGCAATCGTGTGGGCTCGATTAGATCGGGTGTTTTACGCAGCGACAAAAGATGCCGCTGCTAAAGCCGGATTTGATGACGCACGCTTATATGCTGCGTTTACCGAACAACAGTTGCCAACCCTTATTGCATCGGAGTATCTAGCGCTCGAGTCTGCTGAGAAAGTACTTGCTGACTGGCGGAAAAATCCCAATAAGGTTGACTATTAGAGTCGTTTTGCAATCGCTAATGCCACAAAAAAGTACTGGATTGGCGATTAAGAATAGACACCGCAAAGTGCTCATCCGCCGATCGTTGCGCGGCTCCAAAGCAGACATGTAAAGGTATTAGGTGCTCCTCACGAGGATGACTCATTCGTGCTCCAGGCGCACTCGACCAGTCGAATAGTCGTGATTGTTGTTCCTCAGCGTTTAATGGCTTGGTCAGTAACGTTTCTGTTAACCAAGTTTCAAATGAACTATTTGCGTCTTGCATGGCCTTTGTTGAGGGCTGTTCGAAAAATCCCTTCATATTGTGAAATGAAAAGCCGGAACCCAAAATCAAACGGTCGGGACGATTTAAATCTTGCAGTGCTTTTCCGAGTTGCCAATGCAGTTTGGGATCAAGTGACTCGTGCAAAGACAGTTGAACACAAGGAATGTCGGCATTTGGATACATTAGGGTTAGTGGCACCCACAAACCATGATCAAAACCCCTGTCTGCATCAAGTGTTGCTGGCAACGCTTGATTTTTGATAGCCGAGTGAACCTGTGACGCTAAATCGGGGGAGCCAGACACCGGATACTGTAACTGATAACTTTCATTCGGAAAGCCATAGTAATCGTAAATAATGTCGGGTTTTGCACCCGACGTGATGGTGAAGGTGTTACTTTCCCAATGAGCACTGATCACCAAAATTTCTTTAGGACGTTGTATGATCTTCGCTAAATAGTTTAAGTGTTCAACCATCTCTTGGTGACCAGGGTCGCCGAGCAGTGGTAAAGGGCCTCCGCCATGGGAGATAAAGGCAATAGTCATGAAGGCAAACTCCGTATTGGTAGAGTTTTATACTAGACCATGTGAGTTCGATGAAGTGGCTAATTTTTCGAAGGGTAGAAACGAAAAAATCGAGAGGTCGTTCTTTATTCGAGAAAGAGGCAGTCGCCAGTACGTTAGTTGGCGACTCATTCGGCAGCGTCGAGGTCACTGTCGAATGAGTAAAACGTTATCCTAATTGCTGAAGAATGACGTCGGCAGTACTGGCTTCGAATTGTTTCGGTTGCTCAACATTTAGGTGAGTGACCACGCCATCATCAACAATCATTGAATAACGCTGTGAACGTACGCCGCCAAAATCACCGGTATCCATTTCAAGACCGATGGCTTTAGTAAAAGCAGCGCCACCGTCGGCA from Pleionea litopenaei includes:
- a CDS encoding nucleoside deaminase, with product MSIKQPSSKQRSSKQHFLELAVELATLHSAGGRCGPFGAVVVYQDQVVGQGWNQVVSCCDPTAHAEVMAIRDACKTLERHELSGCEIYASCQPCPMCLSAIVWARLDRVFYAATKDAAAKAGFDDARLYAAFTEQQLPTLIASEYLALESAEKVLADWRKNPNKVDY
- a CDS encoding metal-dependent hydrolase family protein, which codes for MKLVTLVLTIIMSTALQADQVIHAGFLVDTESGSVLPERSIVINNGRVVKVVKGYIAGEQVIDLKDSTVMPGLMDMHTHLTSGASPSAYTEKFFHEQSFFAIRAVVNAEKTLMAGFTTVRDLGSDPRVTREIDQAIDNRTIKGPRIFNAGKSIATTGGHADPTNGVNQELMGSPGPTEGVINGPDDAYEAVRQRYKEGSEVIKLTVTGGVLSLAKSGDNPQFTDRELDAIMAAAKDYNFTVAVHAHGVEGMKRAIKAGVHSVEHGTYMDAEAMRMMRKQGTYYVPTITAGKWVAEKADTYPKIVQPKAKAVGPQIQTTFGKAYKAGVKIAFGTDAGVFPHGLNGREFQYMVEAGMPAIETIQAATINAAKLLRVDHELGSISAGKIADIVAVKGEPLKDMRLMQSVHFVMKDGIIYKQP
- the thrA gene encoding bifunctional aspartate kinase/homoserine dehydrogenase I; the encoded protein is MKVLKFGGSSVGSEQGFNNCLTVTSEQLSTTQGIVVVSALGGITDQLTSLLSSAKSGQLDESLWTSICDRHHQRLTELQTFEQSLGRTESFNWNHCQTAIESQLHLIHQKLLGIELLQHADEQTTALVLGSGEELCATLFSSALQMLLPNASIQCINSRQVIKTDGSVLDGIYDEELSRVAASQFPMQDDIWICPGFIAMNEEHQPTLLGRNGSDLSAAILASLYRAKELQIWTDVDGVYNADPSRVRQAKVVSQLSYREAMELSYFGAKVLHPKTIAPIASHQIPTRIKNTLNPDGEGTLITAQSSSSNHDRIAGVTSLDNLAIINLSGANLKGTAGLAERVFHCVSAQNISIVLISQGSSEYAISICVKQSDVVPAKRAIEKEFKLEIKHQQMDPPEIRDRLSSITVVGDSMKQTHGVAAKFFSALALANVNIIAIAQDSSEGSISAVVRQSKADVALNKVFEYFFECPRTISVILYGVGTIGAELLSQIETQQAKLRTQRIELKVVGIANSKQLLWRGDGLSLNNWKKNLALSKLSSTTEQLLKSLENSRPINPVFVDCTSSDQLSGQYNQLFEHGLHIVAANKKANTSSIQNYQKLRQNAHRYLRKFAYETNVGAGLPIIANIQNQVRSGDQLLAFGGILSGSLSYIMGELDNGLAFSEAVKKAKEKGFTEPDPRDDLNGMDIARKLLIIAREFGAEGELDDVIIESLLPPELFAKNSIDEFMQALPEVDRSIQQQVEQAKAQGQVLRYAGTIDQNGQMKVSLIAVNASHPLFPIKDGENAFSFHTQRYDPVPLVIRGYGAGADVTAAGVFGDILQSVVS
- a CDS encoding DODA-type extradiol aromatic ring-opening family dioxygenase, producing the protein MTIAFISHGGGPLPLLGDPGHQEMVEHLNYLAKIIQRPKEILVISAHWESNTFTITSGAKPDIIYDYYGFPNESYQLQYPVSGSPDLASQVHSAIKNQALPATLDADRGFDHGLWVPLTLMYPNADIPCVQLSLHESLDPKLHWQLGKALQDLNRPDRLILGSGFSFHNMKGFFEQPSTKAMQDANSSFETWLTETLLTKPLNAEEQQSRLFDWSSAPGARMSHPREEHLIPLHVCFGAAQRSADEHFAVSILNRQSSTFLWH